CAACGTATCCGCTGCAAGAGATTCAGCAGGGCTGCTATTCGGAAAATACTTCAACACACCAAACCACAAGTAGATCACACCGATAGAAGACTCCAACAACACCACCCCATATCGATCAGCGAGGTATTGCACCCACAAGTCTATTCGGTTGGATAGTTCCTTTACACTCATCATGACAATTTTATAACCCTGCTTGCACTTGACTCATCGTATCTTCCTCCCCAAGGAGCTTTTGATACTTTTTCCAAATATCTTGTGCCACGTTGCGTCCAAGGTTCAATCCTTCGACATTGTCGGCCTGTATGTGGTAGCCTCCCATGACGCGAGAGATACCTGCCATTTCACCTGCCTGGGTAAAGGTTGGAAAATGCAAAGTCACCTTCTCTCCAAGGTTGTTGGGCTCGGTCATACTACCCGGTATCAACTCCACAGACGAGCCAAACTCGTCACTGCCTGTAAACAAACGCAGTGCCTCAGCACACCCCCCGCTGATGGTGCTATGACCAGATACATAACTCGGAAACGGAGGACACAGAAACGTGCTCGGAGAATACGGTCTCCACTCCTCCCCCTTCATCTGAGTCATCCCAACATCAGGCCCACCCCATGCTGTAATGGTCTGGTCACGATAATAGTCATGTACCAATGCAAACGGGCGAGCAAAATCATAGTACATCTTCGAATCCCAGCATGCAATAAACCCATCCATCGCCACGGCTTCAACATAAAAGTACATCTTGACGTCCTCGTCCAAGGTATGATGATCACGTAGTGATACTTGTTGGGCGAAATTCAACCAATGCCCCGCCTGCTGTACCGACTGAGGGCCATCCCTCATAAACTCCACCAAAGCTCGATTCTCGTCTGTAAGATTGGCTTGAAGATCAATTACTTCTTTGACCTCTAGCGCCAGTTGCTCAGAACCTACAGCAGGAGGTGGAGCAGGTCGATATTGACTAGAGGAATCTAACATAAGTGGTTTCACAAGTTGCCAATAAGGTGTCAGGCAGCTAGGAGCAAACTTCCCTCCTTTTCCATCTGCAAAATATTTGGGTTGCCAGCGTTGCAACGCCACGTTTTCTTCTACCGAATTGACCGGGCTATATTGGGTATAATCGTAGTACGGCTTGCCATCGGGCGACAGCTCTCCATATTGATTGGAACCATCATTACGGCGAGAAGCGATGACTGCTTTGGCAGCTAAATTACCGATTCCAACAGGTGTAGTAGGATCCAAAGACTCATCGCTGGGATCTAGACCGAGCGACAGCATGTACTCACGGTACATGGTAGAATCCGAGTAGTAGTACTCCGACATGGCACGGTATGCAGCATAGCTGATCGCTATTTCCTTGTTTCGTGTGGTGAGTTCTATACTTGGTCGGCGCTCTACACCGGTGAGGTAGACTGGAGATGCCTTCTCATCGTAGCGTGTCCATGCATCGAACACCGCGGTGAATATCAGCCCCAAAAAACGACTGGTAATCGTCGGTCTAGGCTTGAACATGTCCGTATCATTAGCGGTCGCCTTTAGTGCTATCTCACCCCACTTGTACGCGACATTGTCACGACCTATCGGGTCGTATGCTTCTGTTTGATCCTGCTTCGTATCACACCCTGTCATCATCAAGGCTACACATAGAACCATTAGTATCTGTCTTTTCATAATCTCTTCCATTTCTAATGGATTCAATTTTAGAGAAAATACAAATACAAATTCATGGAAAAGGATGAAGCACCACAAACAATGGATGAAACAGACCAATCAAAGGATGAAGCTCACTCCTGTATTTAGACTATTTAGACTATTTGGACAATCTACCGATACGTACCTTTTTGGTTTTCAATTTGGCATTGTTGAGTTGCTGAATCAATCGTGAAGATTGACTCTTAGGTACAGCGACAAAAGCAGCATCCTGCTTGAGTTCGATCATGCCCAGCTCGTCACGCTGCAAGCCTCCTTGCTTGAGAAACAACCCCGCTATATCTCCTTTTGAAATTTTATCTTTGCGTCCACCTGACAAATACAAGGTTTCCCAAGGGCTATTTTCAATCACGCGCCCACTCTGCAGTTGGATCTCTTCAGATTCTAGGACAAAATCTGGCAATTTTTCATTCTCCCATTGAAGCACATAAGCAGTACCATGGCTATTCATCCGCGCTGTACGGCCATTGCGGTGCGTAAACTCTTCCTCTTTGAATGGCATCTCAAAATGAATGATGAAATCCAATGCCGGCACATCAATCCCTC
The DNA window shown above is from Reichenbachiella sp. 5M10 and carries:
- a CDS encoding vanadium-dependent haloperoxidase, whose translation is MKRQILMVLCVALMMTGCDTKQDQTEAYDPIGRDNVAYKWGEIALKATANDTDMFKPRPTITSRFLGLIFTAVFDAWTRYDEKASPVYLTGVERRPSIELTTRNKEIAISYAAYRAMSEYYYSDSTMYREYMLSLGLDPSDESLDPTTPVGIGNLAAKAVIASRRNDGSNQYGELSPDGKPYYDYTQYSPVNSVEENVALQRWQPKYFADGKGGKFAPSCLTPYWQLVKPLMLDSSSQYRPAPPPAVGSEQLALEVKEVIDLQANLTDENRALVEFMRDGPQSVQQAGHWLNFAQQVSLRDHHTLDEDVKMYFYVEAVAMDGFIACWDSKMYYDFARPFALVHDYYRDQTITAWGGPDVGMTQMKGEEWRPYSPSTFLCPPFPSYVSGHSTISGGCAEALRLFTGSDEFGSSVELIPGSMTEPNNLGEKVTLHFPTFTQAGEMAGISRVMGGYHIQADNVEGLNLGRNVAQDIWKKYQKLLGEEDTMSQVQAGL